A single region of the Pseudorhodoplanes sp. genome encodes:
- the acnA gene encoding aconitate hydratase AcnA → MTSLDSFRCCRTLKVGSKTYAYYSLPVAEKNGLKGISRLPFSMKVLLENLLRNEDGRTVTKEDILAVAAWLKKKSSDREIAFRPARVLMQDFTGVPAVVDLAAMRDAMKLLGGDAQKINPLVPVDLVIDHSVIVNFFGNNSAFKLNVEEEYKQNQERYRFLKWAQKAFNNFRVVPPGTGICHQVNLEYLSQVTWAAKTKLKVNGKSVSEVAYPDSLVGTDSHTTMVNGLAVLGWGVGGIEAEAAMLGQPLSMLLPEVIGFKLNGKLKEGVTATDLVLTVTEMLRKRGVVGKFVEFFGPGVLDLSIADRATIGNMAPEYGATCGFFPVDEQTVKYLRDTGRKDDRVKLAAAYAKAQGMYLTKVTKDPVFTDVLRLDLGKVEPSLAGPKRPQDRVALKSVKAEFAGAMDKEFKKAAEIGKRVPVEGRKHDLGHGDVVIAAITSCTNTSNPSVMIGAGLLARKAAAKGLTVKPWVKTSLAPGSQVVGEYLAKSGLQKDLDKLGFNLVGYGCTTCIGNSGPLPEEISKTISENDVVAAAVLSGNRNFEGRVNPDVRANYLASPPLVVAYAIAGSMQVDLLKDPLGVDKNGKKVFLKDIWPTTKEINAFIRKNVTKQLFVKKYANVFKGDANWRKITVSGGLTYGWDANSTYVQNPPYFVSMQPRPAALEDIIDARVLGLFLDSITTDHISPAGSIKLNSPAGKYLVDHKVKPVDFNQYGTRRGNHEVMMRGTFANIRIKNQMVPGVEGGVTIHYPSGEQMPIYDAAMHYKQDKVPLVVFAGKEYGTGSSRDWAAKGTILLGVRAVIAQSFERIHRSNLVGMGVLPLVFEDGTSWQSLGLKGSERVTIRGVQGELKPRQKLTAEIVMADGELKRVPLICRIDTLDELEYFKNGGILHYVLRQLAA, encoded by the coding sequence ATGACTTCGCTCGACAGCTTTCGGTGTTGCCGCACGCTCAAGGTGGGCAGCAAGACATATGCCTATTACAGCCTGCCAGTCGCCGAAAAGAATGGGCTTAAGGGCATTTCGCGGCTGCCTTTCTCGATGAAGGTGCTGCTGGAAAATCTGCTCCGCAACGAAGACGGTCGCACGGTCACCAAGGAAGATATTCTGGCGGTCGCGGCCTGGCTGAAGAAGAAATCCTCCGACCGCGAAATCGCTTTCCGTCCCGCGCGAGTGCTCATGCAGGACTTCACCGGCGTGCCGGCGGTGGTCGATCTCGCAGCGATGCGCGACGCCATGAAGCTCCTCGGCGGCGACGCACAAAAGATCAATCCGCTGGTGCCGGTCGATCTCGTCATCGACCACTCGGTGATCGTGAATTTCTTCGGCAACAATTCCGCGTTCAAGCTCAACGTGGAAGAAGAATACAAGCAGAACCAGGAGCGCTACCGCTTCCTGAAATGGGCGCAGAAAGCGTTCAACAATTTCCGCGTGGTGCCGCCCGGCACCGGCATCTGCCATCAGGTCAACCTTGAATACCTGTCGCAGGTGACCTGGGCCGCGAAGACCAAGCTTAAGGTCAACGGCAAGTCCGTCAGCGAAGTCGCTTATCCTGACTCGCTCGTCGGCACCGACTCGCACACCACCATGGTCAACGGTCTTGCGGTGCTCGGCTGGGGTGTCGGCGGCATCGAGGCGGAAGCCGCGATGCTGGGCCAGCCGCTTTCCATGCTGCTGCCGGAAGTGATCGGCTTCAAGCTGAATGGCAAGCTGAAGGAAGGCGTGACTGCGACCGACCTGGTGCTGACCGTCACCGAAATGCTGCGCAAGCGTGGCGTGGTCGGCAAATTCGTGGAGTTCTTCGGCCCTGGCGTGCTCGACTTGTCGATCGCCGACCGCGCCACCATCGGCAATATGGCGCCGGAATATGGCGCGACCTGCGGCTTCTTTCCGGTCGACGAGCAGACCGTCAAGTATCTGCGCGATACCGGCCGCAAGGATGACCGCGTGAAGCTGGCGGCCGCCTATGCCAAGGCGCAGGGCATGTATCTCACCAAGGTGACGAAGGACCCGGTTTTCACCGATGTGCTCAGGCTCGATCTCGGCAAGGTGGAGCCGTCGCTGGCCGGTCCGAAGCGTCCGCAGGATCGTGTGGCGCTCAAGTCGGTGAAGGCCGAATTCGCCGGGGCGATGGACAAGGAATTCAAGAAGGCGGCGGAGATCGGCAAGCGTGTCCCGGTTGAGGGACGCAAGCACGATCTCGGTCATGGCGACGTGGTGATTGCCGCGATCACCTCCTGCACCAACACCTCGAATCCGAGCGTGATGATCGGCGCCGGCCTGTTGGCGCGCAAGGCGGCGGCCAAGGGCCTGACCGTGAAGCCATGGGTGAAGACCTCGCTCGCGCCTGGTTCGCAGGTCGTCGGCGAATATCTCGCCAAGTCCGGCCTGCAGAAGGATCTCGACAAGCTCGGCTTCAATCTCGTCGGTTATGGCTGCACCACCTGCATCGGCAATTCCGGTCCGCTGCCGGAGGAGATTTCCAAGACAATCAGCGAAAATGATGTGGTCGCCGCGGCCGTCCTGTCGGGCAATCGCAACTTCGAAGGCCGCGTGAATCCGGACGTGCGCGCGAACTATCTGGCGTCGCCGCCGCTGGTCGTCGCCTATGCGATTGCCGGCTCGATGCAGGTCGATCTGCTGAAAGACCCGCTCGGCGTCGACAAGAACGGCAAGAAGGTCTTCCTCAAGGACATCTGGCCCACCACAAAGGAAATCAACGCCTTCATCCGCAAGAACGTCACCAAGCAACTCTTCGTCAAGAAATACGCGAATGTGTTCAAGGGCGACGCCAACTGGCGCAAGATCACGGTGTCGGGCGGCCTGACCTACGGGTGGGATGCGAATTCCACTTATGTGCAAAATCCGCCCTATTTCGTGAGCATGCAGCCGCGTCCGGCCGCGCTCGAGGATATCATCGATGCGCGCGTGCTGGGGCTGTTCCTGGATTCGATCACGACCGACCACATCTCGCCGGCGGGTTCGATTAAGCTCAATTCACCGGCCGGAAAATACCTCGTCGATCACAAGGTGAAGCCGGTTGATTTCAATCAATATGGCACGCGGCGCGGCAATCACGAGGTGATGATGCGCGGCACGTTCGCCAATATCCGCATCAAGAACCAGATGGTGCCGGGTGTTGAAGGTGGCGTCACCATTCACTATCCCTCCGGCGAGCAGATGCCGATCTATGACGCGGCCATGCATTACAAGCAGGACAAGGTTCCGCTTGTCGTCTTCGCCGGCAAGGAATACGGCACCGGCTCTTCGCGCGACTGGGCCGCCAAGGGCACGATTCTGCTCGGCGTCCGCGCCGTAATCGCGCAGTCCTTCGAGCGCATCCATCGCTCAAACCTTGTCGGCATGGGCGTGCTGCCGCTGGTGTTTGAGGATGGCACCTCCTGGCAGTCGCTGGGCCTGAAAGGCAGTGAGCGGGTCACGATTCGCGGGGTGCAGGGAGAGCTGAAGCCGCGGCAGAAGCTGACGGCAGAAATCGTGATGGCCGACGGCGAGCTCAAGCGCGTGCCGCTGATCTGCCGCATCGATACGCTCGATGAGCTCGAATACTTCAAGAATGGCGGCATCCTGCACTATGTGCTCCGCCAGCTTGCGGCATGA
- a CDS encoding DUF1223 domain-containing protein, whose amino-acid sequence MEKDVGLRPLALSFFVSAACAACVALLPGRAVGGEVRAVVELFTSQGCSSCPPADRLLGELAKDSSIVTVTLPVDYWDYLGWKDTLANSRYSARQRAYARERGDREVATPQVIVNGVRAVVGSDRVAIERAIQATRNTAMIAPVSVAVDGDKLTVNVAAAENDQKGEVWLCAMTRAVPVTIGRGENTGRSITYHNVSRRWLKVGDWKGKAATWSIPLSDIKGEDVDAAAAIVQSGTSEKPGPMLGAAFASLR is encoded by the coding sequence ATGGAAAAAGACGTGGGACTTCGCCCATTGGCGCTCTCTTTTTTCGTTTCCGCGGCATGTGCGGCATGCGTGGCATTGCTGCCAGGGCGCGCGGTCGGTGGAGAGGTTCGCGCAGTGGTCGAGTTATTCACCAGTCAGGGCTGTTCGTCCTGCCCTCCCGCCGACAGGCTTCTGGGCGAACTTGCGAAGGATTCGTCCATCGTGACGGTGACCCTGCCGGTCGATTATTGGGATTATCTCGGCTGGAAGGACACGCTTGCCAATTCCCGCTATTCCGCGCGTCAGCGCGCTTATGCGCGCGAGCGCGGCGACCGCGAAGTTGCCACGCCGCAAGTCATTGTGAACGGTGTCAGGGCCGTTGTCGGAAGCGACAGGGTCGCCATCGAACGTGCGATCCAGGCGACGCGGAATACGGCAATGATCGCTCCCGTGTCCGTTGCCGTGGATGGCGACAAGCTGACCGTGAATGTTGCCGCGGCTGAAAACGATCAGAAGGGTGAGGTTTGGCTCTGCGCCATGACGCGAGCGGTGCCGGTGACGATCGGTCGCGGCGAGAATACCGGCCGCTCGATAACCTATCACAATGTCAGCCGCCGCTGGTTGAAAGTCGGCGACTGGAAGGGGAAGGCCGCGACCTGGTCGATTCCATTGAGCGATATCAAGGGCGAAGATGTCGATGCCGCCGCCGCTATCGTGCAGAGCGGCACATCGGAGAAGCCAGGCCCCATGCTGGGTGCAGCTTTCGCCAGCCTGCGCTGA
- a CDS encoding DUF2794 domain-containing protein, producing the protein MSFTPGETEPSAFRGGENSGSWSAAPEHQVAFDRLELDRILRLYGRMVAAGEWRDYAIDFLKDRAVFSIFRRASEVPIYRIEKNPKLARRQGAYSVISATGLIMRRGHELDRVLRVLDKSLSVVAG; encoded by the coding sequence ATGAGCTTTACGCCCGGCGAGACTGAACCCAGCGCGTTTCGCGGGGGCGAGAACTCGGGCTCCTGGTCCGCCGCCCCCGAACATCAGGTAGCCTTCGATCGGCTGGAGCTGGACCGCATTCTCCGGCTCTACGGCAGAATGGTTGCTGCGGGTGAATGGCGAGATTACGCCATCGACTTTCTAAAAGACCGCGCGGTGTTTTCCATTTTCCGGCGCGCGTCGGAAGTGCCGATCTATCGGATCGAGAAAAATCCGAAGCTGGCGCGCCGCCAGGGCGCCTATAGCGTGATCTCGGCAACGGGATTGATCATGCGGCGCGGTCATGAGCTCGACCGCGTGCTGCGGGTCTTGGACAAGTCGCTGAGTGTGGTTGCGGGGTAG
- a CDS encoding GNAT family N-acetyltransferase, whose amino-acid sequence MPIQIRPATPADIPAITEIYAHAVRHGTASFEIEPPSEAEMAQRQKSLLDGRFPYLVAENDGGIAGYAYAGPYRTRPAYRWSVEDSIYVNPNVQRRGIGRALLERLIVESEQRGFRQMIAVIGDSAQMSSIELHRSLGFRMIGTIENVGYKFGRWLDSVLMQRDLGPGATTNP is encoded by the coding sequence ATGCCGATCCAAATCCGTCCCGCCACTCCCGCCGACATTCCTGCCATTACCGAAATCTACGCCCATGCCGTCCGGCACGGGACCGCTTCCTTCGAGATAGAGCCGCCAAGCGAGGCCGAAATGGCGCAGCGCCAAAAGAGCCTTTTGGACGGCAGATTTCCCTATCTTGTGGCCGAGAATGACGGCGGGATTGCCGGCTATGCCTATGCCGGACCCTATCGCACACGGCCGGCCTATCGTTGGAGCGTGGAAGACAGCATCTATGTCAATCCAAACGTCCAACGCCGCGGTATCGGCCGCGCCTTGCTGGAACGGCTGATTGTCGAGTCAGAGCAGCGGGGCTTTCGCCAGATGATCGCGGTCATCGGCGATTCCGCCCAAATGTCATCGATCGAGCTGCACCGGTCGCTGGGTTTCCGGATGATTGGGACGATCGAGAATGTCGGCTACAAGTTTGGCCGCTGGCTCGACTCGGTTCTGATGCAACGCGATCTGGGGCCCGGCGCGACGACCAACCCCTGA
- a CDS encoding Bax inhibitor-1/YccA family protein, with the protein MSDFDRNVAARSGYADRAAVIDAGLRAHMIRVYNYMAAAVALTGVVAWVTFQLSAVANEAGAIVGLTPLGQALFGSWLMWVVMLAPLALVFFLSFRIQTLDAGSARLLFFVYAGILGISLATIFLAFTATSITRVFFVSAAAFGALSLYGYTTQRDLSAFGSFLIMGLIGVIIASLVNIFLKSSGLDWIISVVGVLVFAGLTAWDTQKIKEMYSASDDGSVAGRKAVMGALSLYLDFINLFLMLLRLFGDRR; encoded by the coding sequence ATGTCCGATTTTGACCGGAATGTCGCAGCCCGTAGCGGTTATGCCGATCGCGCCGCCGTCATCGATGCCGGCCTGCGCGCACACATGATCCGCGTCTATAACTACATGGCCGCGGCTGTGGCGCTCACTGGTGTCGTAGCCTGGGTTACATTTCAGCTTTCGGCCGTAGCCAACGAGGCTGGCGCGATCGTCGGGCTGACGCCGCTCGGCCAGGCACTCTTCGGAAGCTGGCTGATGTGGGTCGTGATGCTGGCGCCGCTGGCGCTGGTGTTCTTCCTCAGCTTCCGCATTCAGACCCTGGACGCCGGCAGCGCGCGGCTATTGTTCTTCGTCTACGCCGGTATTCTCGGCATCTCGCTGGCGACGATCTTTCTCGCCTTCACGGCGACGTCGATTACGCGGGTCTTCTTCGTCTCGGCCGCCGCCTTCGGTGCGCTGAGCCTGTATGGCTACACGACGCAGCGCGACCTGTCGGCCTTCGGCTCCTTCCTGATCATGGGCCTAATTGGCGTGATCATCGCGAGCCTCGTGAACATCTTCCTGAAATCGAGCGGCCTCGACTGGATCATTTCGGTCGTCGGCGTCCTGGTCTTCGCCGGCCTGACCGCCTGGGACACGCAGAAGATCAAGGAGATGTACAGCGCCTCCGACGACGGCAGCGTGGCCGGCCGCAAGGCGGTGATGGGCGCCCTGTCGCTTTATCTCGACTTCATCAACCTGTTCCTGATGTTGCTGCGGCTCTTCGGCGATCGCCGCTAG
- a CDS encoding Bax inhibitor-1/YccA family protein, with protein MSDLNRDAMASRFGQATSRTTAVVDEGLRAYMLHIYNYMVLGLAITGFAALGIYMLSMTGDAASAAKVLRNGVEMPAQIRGGVFLTPLGYALFVSPLKWAVILAPLALVFVLSFGIERLRPPVAQLLFWVFSALIGISLASIFMIYTQTSIVRVFFITATSFGALSLWGYTTQRDLSGIGSFLIMGLFGVIIASLVNLFLASSALQFIVSIVGVLVFAGLTAWDTQRLKNEYVYGALEGETAERSAIMGALSLYLNFINLFTLLLQLLGQREE; from the coding sequence ATGTCGGACTTGAATCGTGATGCGATGGCCAGCCGCTTCGGCCAGGCGACCAGCAGGACCACTGCGGTCGTCGACGAAGGTCTGCGGGCCTATATGCTTCACATCTACAATTACATGGTGCTCGGGCTGGCGATCACCGGTTTCGCCGCTCTCGGCATCTACATGCTGTCGATGACCGGCGATGCCGCGTCGGCTGCAAAGGTTCTCCGCAACGGTGTCGAAATGCCTGCGCAGATCCGCGGCGGCGTGTTCCTCACCCCGCTTGGTTACGCACTATTTGTCAGCCCGCTCAAATGGGCTGTCATCCTGGCGCCGCTCGCCTTGGTTTTCGTGCTGAGCTTCGGCATTGAACGCCTGCGGCCGCCGGTGGCGCAATTGCTGTTCTGGGTTTTCTCGGCGCTGATCGGCATCTCGCTGGCGTCGATCTTCATGATCTACACCCAGACGTCGATCGTGCGGGTGTTCTTCATCACCGCCACCTCGTTCGGCGCGCTGAGCCTGTGGGGTTACACGACCCAGCGCGACCTGAGCGGCATTGGCTCATTTCTGATCATGGGCCTGTTCGGCGTGATCATCGCCTCGCTGGTGAACCTCTTCCTGGCGAGCTCGGCGCTGCAATTCATCGTCTCGATCGTCGGCGTGCTGGTTTTTGCCGGCCTCACCGCCTGGGATACCCAGCGTCTGAAGAACGAATACGTCTACGGCGCGTTGGAAGGCGAAACCGCCGAACGCTCCGCCATCATGGGCGCGCTGTCGCTGTACCTGAACTTCATCAACCTGTTCACTCTGCTCTTGCAACTGCTCGGGCAGCGCGAGGAATAG